In Euphorbia lathyris chromosome 9, ddEupLath1.1, whole genome shotgun sequence, the following are encoded in one genomic region:
- the LOC136206289 gene encoding pathogenesis-related protein PR-4 translates to MIMGQRMRACIVLAVALMFAGGELGNCQSGSNVRATYHFYNPAQNGWDLNAVSAYCSTWDASKPLAWRQKYGWTAFCHPTQQGQSVCGKCLKVTNTGTGAEATVRIVDQCANGGLDLDEGVFRQIDTDGRGFAQGHLIINYQFVDCAD, encoded by the exons atgataATGGGGCAAAGAATGAGGGCATGCATTGTTTTGGCAGTAGCATTAATGTTTGCCGGAGGTGAATTGGGGAATTGCCAAAGTGGTTCAAATGTGAGAGCAACTTACCATTTTTACAATCCAGCTCAAAATGGATGGGATTTGAATGCTGTGAGTGCATACTGCTCAACTTGGGATGCTAGCAAGCCACTTGCCTGGCGCCAGAAGTATGGTTGGACTGCCTTTTGTCATCCTACTCAGCAAGGCCAATCTGTTTGCGGCAAGTGCTTAAAG gTGACGAATACCGGAACGGGCGCGGAGGCGACGGTGAGAATAGTGGATCAGTGTGCTAATGGAGGACTGGACTTGGATGAAGGGGTTTTCAGGCAGATTGATACTGATGGAAGAGGTTTCGCACAAGGCCACCTTATTATTAACTACCAGTTTGTGGATTGTgctgattaa